The Thermococcus sp. 4557 genomic sequence TGTTCATTCCCTTTTTCGCGGGCAGTCCGACGATGGGCGGTGAAGATGAGGTCATCGAGGCTTTCTACGCCTTCAGCGTCCTGGGGATAGACGAGCAGATGTGGGACTTCGAGGGCAAGGAGGTTGACGAGTTCGTCGTCAAGAAGCTATTCGAGCGCTATGGCTATTTCTTCAAGCGCAAAAAGCTCGGGGAAGAACTCAGACTGACGCCGCGCGTCCCCAACCCCAGCGTCGAGAGGGCCGAGGCGAAGCTCCTCCTTGAGACCCTGGAGGCGATACCCCGCTCGGCGGACTACGCGAGGCTGTTCTACGGTGAAGAGCTTCCGCCGATATTTGAGGTTATCCTCCCTATGACAACCTCCTCCCAGGAACTGAACAGGGTTTACGAGCTCTACAGACACTACATAGCCGGAAAGCAGTACAAGAGGGTCCACGACATCAAGCTCCACGAGTGGATAGGGGAGTTCTATCCCTCGGAGATAGGTGTCATCCCGCTCTTCGAGAGCAGGGAGGCGATACTGAGCGCGGCGGACATCGTGCGGGAGTACCTCGGCGGGAAGGAGGTCGAATATCAGCGCGTTTTTCTCGCGAGGAGCGACCCCGCGATGAACTACGGCCTCATAAGCGCGGTGCTCTACGACAAGCTGGCGCTCTTCGAACTTCAGGGACTCGAGGAGGAACTCGGGATTCCAATCTATCCGATAATCGGCGTCGGCGGTGCGCCGTTCAGGGGGCACTTCACCCCCGAGAACGTCGAGGGGGTTCTGGCCGAATATCCGAGCGTCCAGACTTTCACGATACAGAGTTCGTTCAAGTACGACAGGACGCCGAAGGACGTCATAAGGGCAGTTGAGCGGATCAGGGAATCGAAGAGGGGAAAAGCCCTGCCCGTTCCGGAGGAGGCGTTTGAAATCCTCAAGAAGTACGAGGCCAGATACTCGGAGGAGCTCAGGGCGCTTGCTCCCTTCATCAGGGAGGTCGCAAAGTTCGTCCCATCGAGGAGACGGAGGAAGCTCCACATCGGCCTCTTCGGCTACTCTCGCGAGGTGAACGGCTCGGCCCTGCCGAGGGCGATAAAATTCACGGCCTCACTCTACTCCCTCGGAATCCCGCCGGAGCTCCTCGGCCTTAGTGCACTGAGCGAGAAGGAGCTCGAATTCCTCGGCGACTACTACCTGGACCTTTATCGGGACATCGAGTTTGCCTTCCGATACTTCAACCCCAAGGCTGCCGAGAGGTTTCCGTTCCTTAAACCGCTCGCGAAGATGGCAAGGGACTACGAGCGGGACGAAAGGCACGGCGAGATAACCTCAAGGATACTGGCCGGAGAGCTGAGCAGTGAGCTGATAGTTGAGGCGGCGGGGATTCGGGGATTTTTGGGATAACCCTCAGCGAAAATTTTAAATACAAAAAGTTACTAAAAAATGATGACAAAAACGCAGGGGTGATGGCAATGTCAGAGATGGTTATCCCGTACCCCCAGCTGCAGAAGATTCTGGAGAGGACTTGCGAGCTGGCGGTCATCAAGCCGAGGGCGGAGGAGATGATGGGGGTAGTTGAGAAGAAGCTGGCCGACCTCTTCGAGGTGGCCTACGAGAACGCCAAGGCCGAGCGCTCGAGCACCATAAAGATGCGCCACATACCGATCACCAAGGGCTTCAGAAACAGCCTCAACCTCTTCAGGGCAGTCATAGAGGACGAGAAGGTCCAGATCGAGCCCATCAGGAAGTACGTCCTCAAGAAGATACCCGGCGACATTCCGCTCGAGGAGGATGTCGTCAACGAGCTCCCAATTATAGCAGGAACGCTCTTCGTGCTCATCGGAAGGGTCATCAAGGCGCTCCACCCCGAAATCAAGAACGTCTACCCCGAGCACATCGAGGAGGCCAAGAAGGTTTTGGATTATACGCTTTGAAGGTTCAGTTCCTCAAACTCTTCTTTTATCCATTCAAAGTGTTTGTCCCTTGTAATGAGTGTTAGCTCCCGGTTCATTGCAACCGCAGCGACTATCGCATCTACCGCGGGAACTGGTGTCCCTTTCTTGACCATCGCCTGCGATATCTTGATTGCAAGCAGATAGTCTTCGAGGCTCGGCGTTATCCCGGTCAGGCCAAGCTCAAGCGCCCTCGGAAACTCGACGATGTTGAGGACCGTGGTGTATCCGTTGAGGGTTTTTCCGGATTTTACCGCGTCTATCAGGACGTTGGTGTCGTAGAGAGCCTTTTCCATTCTGCATCCCTCGTTTTCTTGAGTGCATTCTCGTACTCCTCAACTGGCGTGTTTTCAAGCTCTGTCCTGAAGTCCTCGCCGAGGAGAGAGAGCAGTTCGTCCGAGCTGAGTTCCTCAGCCTCTATTTTGGCCAAGTACTCCGCTATGGCCCTTCTCGCCACCTCGCTCCACTTTATTTCGGGGTGCTTCTTCATTCTTCGGTAGAGGTCGGGCGGGACGGAGAGGGTTATGTTTGGCATGCCATCACCACACAGAATTATGTGGGTTCACATATTTAAGGGTTGTGGAAAGAAAAGAAATCAGTCCTTCAACCACCGCTCCATCCACCCAACAATCAGCTCAAGCCGCTTGACCCTGTGCTTCGGCTTTCCGCCCCTGCTGAGGTCGTGGTTCTCCCCCGGGAAGAGGGCGAGCTCAACCGTCTTGCCGAGGTATTTGAGCGCCGTGTAGAACTGAAGAGCCTCAGGAAGCCAGCAGCGGTAGTCCTCCATCGAGTGGATTACGAGCAAGGGCGTCTCGACGTTCGGCGCGTACTTCAGCGGGCTCTTCTCCCAGTAGCCGTCGGTGTTGCTCCAGGGGTCACCGCCTATCTGGTCCGGCGCGAAGAAGTAGCCTATATCGGTGGTTCCGAAGAAGCTCACCCAGTTGGAGATTGAGCGCTGGGTCACGGCCGCCTTAAAGCGCTTGGTGTGGCCGACTATCCAGTTGGTCATGAAGCCGCCGTAGGAGCCGCCGGTGACGCCGAGCTTTTCAGCGTCTATGAAGTCGAAGCGTTTCAGAGCTTCATCAACGACCTCCATGAGGTCCTGATAATCCCTCTCGCCGTAATGCTCCCTTATGTCGGCGAAGTCCTCACCGTAGCCGTCGCTGCCGCGCGGGTTGGAGAATATCACGACGAAGCCCTTGGCCGTCAAAACGTGGAATTCGTGCATGAATGAGTAGCCGTAGGCCGTCTTAGGCCCGCCGTGGATTTCGAGAACGGCGGGATACTTCTTCCCTGGCTCAAAGTCAGCGGGCTTCATGATCCACGCGTCAATTTCTACTCCATCGCTGGCCTTGACCTTAAAGTGCTCCGGCTTGGAGAGGGTGTATTCCTTTATCCAGCCGTTGAAGTTCGTGACCTTCTTTTCTTTTCCATCCCTGAGAACGTAGAGCTCCGTTGGAGCGACCGCGTCCTGGGCGGTGAAGGCTACGTAGTCGCCGATTGCGAAGCTCTCAACGCTTCTATCTCCTCCGATGACGCGCTCGATTTTCCCCTCAAGGTTCACGCGGAAGAGGTTGGCCCTTGGACCGTCGGTTGCGACATAGTAAACCCAGCCGTCTCTGAAAACCAGCTCGGCCCTCTGGCTCCCCCTGACGTCGCAGTTCAGGGAGTTGTATGCAGCCCTGTCGAGTTCCGCGGTGAGCTTCCTCATCTCCCCCGTCTCGGGGTTGTAGTGGTAGATGTGGGTGTTCGTCGGAATTCCGCGCTCGCGGGTGTTGGCCTTGAGGATGAAGGTTCCATCGTCGAGGGGTACGAAGTCCTGAACGCTCCACTCCCCCGGAGTTAGTCTCTTCGCCTTCCTGCCTTCAAGGACGTAGAGGTCGCTCACCATTGGTTTCCTCTCGCGGTCTTCCTGGGCTATGAAGTAGAGCTTCCCGTCGTGGAAGCGAACCTGCGAGACATCAAGGTTCTTCGGTGTTACGCGCCTCTTCCTGCCCGTCTCAAGGTCAACGAGATAGACGACGCTCCTCTTCCCATAGACCCAGCCGACACCGTTGAACCAGAAGGGAATCTCCTTGATGACGTGGACGTCGTCCTTCGGTTTCTTCTCGATGTCCACGGGCGTGACGACCGCTATGCTCTTCCCGTCCTCCGTGAAGCGAAGGTTCTTGATCCCGTACTTGAACTTTGTCAGAAGCCTCGCCTCGCCGCCATCGGTCGGAATAACGTACAGCTCGGCTTCCTTGCTCTCCTTATCGCGCTTCGAGGTGAAGGCTATCAGCTTTCCGTTCGGGGAGAAGCGCGGGTTTCCGTCCTTCTTTCCGGAGGTGAAA encodes the following:
- the ppcA gene encoding phosphoenolpyruvate carboxylase, which encodes MIPRTMSTQHPDNVFIPFFAGSPTMGGEDEVIEAFYAFSVLGIDEQMWDFEGKEVDEFVVKKLFERYGYFFKRKKLGEELRLTPRVPNPSVERAEAKLLLETLEAIPRSADYARLFYGEELPPIFEVILPMTTSSQELNRVYELYRHYIAGKQYKRVHDIKLHEWIGEFYPSEIGVIPLFESREAILSAADIVREYLGGKEVEYQRVFLARSDPAMNYGLISAVLYDKLALFELQGLEEELGIPIYPIIGVGGAPFRGHFTPENVEGVLAEYPSVQTFTIQSSFKYDRTPKDVIRAVERIRESKRGKALPVPEEAFEILKKYEARYSEELRALAPFIREVAKFVPSRRRRKLHIGLFGYSREVNGSALPRAIKFTASLYSLGIPPELLGLSALSEKELEFLGDYYLDLYRDIEFAFRYFNPKAAERFPFLKPLAKMARDYERDERHGEITSRILAGELSSELIVEAAGIRGFLG
- a CDS encoding DUF1931 family protein; this translates as MSEMVIPYPQLQKILERTCELAVIKPRAEEMMGVVEKKLADLFEVAYENAKAERSSTIKMRHIPITKGFRNSLNLFRAVIEDEKVQIEPIRKYVLKKIPGDIPLEEDVVNELPIIAGTLFVLIGRVIKALHPEIKNVYPEHIEEAKKVLDYTL
- a CDS encoding PIN domain-containing protein encodes the protein MEKALYDTNVLIDAVKSGKTLNGYTTVLNIVEFPRALELGLTGITPSLEDYLLAIKISQAMVKKGTPVPAVDAIVAAVAMNRELTLITRDKHFEWIKEEFEELNLQSV
- a CDS encoding S9 family peptidase — protein: MPKGLTEKDLGKFKLVGNIDAFGRKLVFQVTEISVEKDDYFSRLYIYDGRKVKPFTSGKKDGNPRFSPNGKLIAFTSKRDKESKEAELYVIPTDGGEARLLTKFKYGIKNLRFTEDGKSIAVVTPVDIEKKPKDDVHVIKEIPFWFNGVGWVYGKRSVVYLVDLETGRKRRVTPKNLDVSQVRFHDGKLYFIAQEDRERKPMVSDLYVLEGRKAKRLTPGEWSVQDFVPLDDGTFILKANTRERGIPTNTHIYHYNPETGEMRKLTAELDRAAYNSLNCDVRGSQRAELVFRDGWVYYVATDGPRANLFRVNLEGKIERVIGGDRSVESFAIGDYVAFTAQDAVAPTELYVLRDGKEKKVTNFNGWIKEYTLSKPEHFKVKASDGVEIDAWIMKPADFEPGKKYPAVLEIHGGPKTAYGYSFMHEFHVLTAKGFVVIFSNPRGSDGYGEDFADIREHYGERDYQDLMEVVDEALKRFDFIDAEKLGVTGGSYGGFMTNWIVGHTKRFKAAVTQRSISNWVSFFGTTDIGYFFAPDQIGGDPWSNTDGYWEKSPLKYAPNVETPLLVIHSMEDYRCWLPEALQFYTALKYLGKTVELALFPGENHDLSRGGKPKHRVKRLELIVGWMERWLKD